The Pyrus communis chromosome 9, drPyrComm1.1, whole genome shotgun sequence genome has a segment encoding these proteins:
- the LOC137744815 gene encoding uncharacterized protein isoform X1 — protein sequence MSDPIEPATTSSSAKDPALLIHPRREPFEHGLLPIPKLIFTDPTQTLIPLKQKLIEKSPSHRVDSAAISEALQISIDQAKLVLDTLASVLHSESDPLVKAKPDGIDKAGADVHDLVLFLYIQSYKKLLPRTHKDSAAVADVWPSTSAFDGYLSALSPLQLVRSNSRRFMPSQADEEAHQLSYLQKHLANLVSLLAEPVEGDGEESLVLTMEKFEHLGFLLHFGDKGSEGNLFSQRAPFFANSDPDMPDVPVPAAQVHDWVLQNIGSSLEHISERISPKENGPPSSSDQDVPMADACTSSNKGSSSVRGPSFIEGISKSSLVKQSSDLKGSSVKVLNCHDSVIYILAPLRYATVYGCSDATIVLGAVGKAVRIEHCERVHVITAANRICIANCRECMFFLGVNQRPLIVGDNHKLQVAPYNTFYSQLEEHMKEVGVDATINRWDEPLPLGAVDPHDSLSHPAGVSEAQAESAAHLDPDQFTNFLIPNWYGGESQGFTKDNPFPLPDAYMASQHRNRNNLGEVKQLLKEAPLEENRKRELSTALHVYFKDWLYASGNIRQLYCLQGE from the exons ATGAGCGACCCAATCGAGCCCGCAACGACGTCGTCTTCGGCCAAGGATCCGGCCCTCCTGATTCACCCGCGCCGCGAGCCGTTCGAGCACGGGCTGCTGCCCATCCCCAAGCTCATCTTCACCGACCCGACCCAAACCCTAATTCCGCTCAAGCAGAAGCTGATCGAGAAGTCGCCGAGTCACCGGGTCGACTCGGCCGCGATCTCCGAGGCGCTTCAGATCTCCATTGATCAGGCAAAGCTCGTCCTCGATACCCTAGCCTCGGTTCTGCACTCGGAGTCCGACCCGCTCGTTAAAGCCAAGCCGGACGGGATTGACAAGGCCGGGGCCGATGTGCATGATCTGGTTCTGTTCCTCTACATTCAGTCGTACAAGAAGTTGCTGCCGCGGACGCACAAGGACTCGGCTGCCGTCGCCGATGTCTGGCCCTCGACGTCCGCTTTCGATGGGTATTTGTCCGCTTTGTCGCCTTTGCAG CTTGTGCGTAGCAATAGTCGGCGGTTTATGCCATCACAGGCTGATGAAGAAGCACACCAGTTATCATATCTGCAAAAGCATTTGGCCAATCTTGTCTCTCTTTTAGCAGAACCTGTGGAGGGTGATGGCGAAGAATCTCTG GTTTTGACCATGGAGAAATTTGAGCACCTTGGGTTTCTGCTTCACTTTGGTGACAAAGGATCTGAAGGAAATCTATTCAGCCAACGTGCTCCCTTTTTTGCAAATTCAGATCCTGATATGCCTGATGTTCCTGTTCCTGCAGCACAAGTTCACGATTGGGTTCTACAGAATATAGGTTCTTCTTTGGAACATATTTCAGAAAGGAtttctccaaaagaaaatggGCCACCCAGTTCCTCAGACCAAGATGTTCCTATGGCTGATGCCTGCACGAGTTCAAACAAGGGCTCATCCAGTGTCAGAGGCCCAAGTTTTATTGAGGGGATCTCTAAGTCATCTCTTGTAAAGCAATCATCTGATCTTAAAGGTTCTTCTGTAAAG gttttaaaTTGCCACGATTCAGTTATCTACATATTAGCACCTCTGAGATATGCCACAGTTTATGGATGCTCTGATGCTACAATTGTTCTTGGAGCTGTTGGAAAG GCTGTGAGAATCGAACACTGTGAGCGAGTTCATGTGATTACAGCAGCAAATCGAATCTGCATTGCTAACTGCCGCGAATGCATGTTTTTCCTTGGGGTCAACCAGCGACCACTTATTGTTGGTGATAACCATAAGCTGCAG GTGGCACCATACAATACATTTTACAGTCAGTTGGAGGAgcacatgaaggaagttgggGTTGACGCTACTATCAACAGATGGGATGAGCCCCTGCCACTTGGAGCGGTTGACCCACATGATTCATTATCTCATCCAGCAGGTGTCTCTGAGGCTCAGGCCGAGTCCGCTGCACACTTAGACCCTGACCAGTTCACAAATTTCTTG ATTCCAAACTGGTATGGAGGTGAATCGCAGGGCTTCACTAAAGACAACCCATTTCCATTACCAGATGCTTATATGGCTTCCCAGCATAGAAAC CGGAACAATCTTGGGGAGGTAAAGCAATTATTGAAGGAAGCACCTCTTGAAGAAAATAGAAAGCGGGAATTATCAACTGCTCTCCACGTATACTTTAAAGACTGGTTGTATG CTTCTGGAAACATCCGTCAGCTCTATTGCCTACAAGGAGAATGA
- the LOC137744815 gene encoding uncharacterized protein isoform X2: MSDPIEPATTSSSAKDPALLIHPRREPFEHGLLPIPKLIFTDPTQTLIPLKQKLIEKSPSHRVDSAAISEALQISIDQAKLVLDTLASVLHSESDPLVKAKPDGIDKAGADVHDLVLFLYIQSYKKLLPRTHKDSAAVADVWPSTSAFDGYLSALSPLQLVRSNSRRFMPSQADEEAHQLSYLQKHLANLVSLLAEPVEGDGEESLVLTMEKFEHLGFLLHFGDKGSEGNLFSQRAPFFANSDPDMPDVPVPAAQVHDWVLQNIGSSLEHISERISPKENGPPSSSDQDVPMADACTSSNKGSSSVRGPSFIEGISKSSLVKQSSDLKGSSVKVLNCHDSVIYILAPLRYATVYGCSDATIVLGAVGKAVRIEHCERVHVITAANRICIANCRECMFFLGVNQRPLIVGDNHKLQVAPYNTFYSQLEEHMKEVGVDATINRWDEPLPLGAVDPHDSLSHPAGVSEAQAESAAHLDPDQFTNFLIPNWYGGESQGFTKDNPFPLPDAYMASQHRNNNLGEVKQLLKEAPLEENRKRELSTALHVYFKDWLYASGNIRQLYCLQGE, translated from the exons ATGAGCGACCCAATCGAGCCCGCAACGACGTCGTCTTCGGCCAAGGATCCGGCCCTCCTGATTCACCCGCGCCGCGAGCCGTTCGAGCACGGGCTGCTGCCCATCCCCAAGCTCATCTTCACCGACCCGACCCAAACCCTAATTCCGCTCAAGCAGAAGCTGATCGAGAAGTCGCCGAGTCACCGGGTCGACTCGGCCGCGATCTCCGAGGCGCTTCAGATCTCCATTGATCAGGCAAAGCTCGTCCTCGATACCCTAGCCTCGGTTCTGCACTCGGAGTCCGACCCGCTCGTTAAAGCCAAGCCGGACGGGATTGACAAGGCCGGGGCCGATGTGCATGATCTGGTTCTGTTCCTCTACATTCAGTCGTACAAGAAGTTGCTGCCGCGGACGCACAAGGACTCGGCTGCCGTCGCCGATGTCTGGCCCTCGACGTCCGCTTTCGATGGGTATTTGTCCGCTTTGTCGCCTTTGCAG CTTGTGCGTAGCAATAGTCGGCGGTTTATGCCATCACAGGCTGATGAAGAAGCACACCAGTTATCATATCTGCAAAAGCATTTGGCCAATCTTGTCTCTCTTTTAGCAGAACCTGTGGAGGGTGATGGCGAAGAATCTCTG GTTTTGACCATGGAGAAATTTGAGCACCTTGGGTTTCTGCTTCACTTTGGTGACAAAGGATCTGAAGGAAATCTATTCAGCCAACGTGCTCCCTTTTTTGCAAATTCAGATCCTGATATGCCTGATGTTCCTGTTCCTGCAGCACAAGTTCACGATTGGGTTCTACAGAATATAGGTTCTTCTTTGGAACATATTTCAGAAAGGAtttctccaaaagaaaatggGCCACCCAGTTCCTCAGACCAAGATGTTCCTATGGCTGATGCCTGCACGAGTTCAAACAAGGGCTCATCCAGTGTCAGAGGCCCAAGTTTTATTGAGGGGATCTCTAAGTCATCTCTTGTAAAGCAATCATCTGATCTTAAAGGTTCTTCTGTAAAG gttttaaaTTGCCACGATTCAGTTATCTACATATTAGCACCTCTGAGATATGCCACAGTTTATGGATGCTCTGATGCTACAATTGTTCTTGGAGCTGTTGGAAAG GCTGTGAGAATCGAACACTGTGAGCGAGTTCATGTGATTACAGCAGCAAATCGAATCTGCATTGCTAACTGCCGCGAATGCATGTTTTTCCTTGGGGTCAACCAGCGACCACTTATTGTTGGTGATAACCATAAGCTGCAG GTGGCACCATACAATACATTTTACAGTCAGTTGGAGGAgcacatgaaggaagttgggGTTGACGCTACTATCAACAGATGGGATGAGCCCCTGCCACTTGGAGCGGTTGACCCACATGATTCATTATCTCATCCAGCAGGTGTCTCTGAGGCTCAGGCCGAGTCCGCTGCACACTTAGACCCTGACCAGTTCACAAATTTCTTG ATTCCAAACTGGTATGGAGGTGAATCGCAGGGCTTCACTAAAGACAACCCATTTCCATTACCAGATGCTTATATGGCTTCCCAGCATAGAAAC AACAATCTTGGGGAGGTAAAGCAATTATTGAAGGAAGCACCTCTTGAAGAAAATAGAAAGCGGGAATTATCAACTGCTCTCCACGTATACTTTAAAGACTGGTTGTATG CTTCTGGAAACATCCGTCAGCTCTATTGCCTACAAGGAGAATGA
- the LOC137744816 gene encoding rhodanese-like domain-containing protein 9, chloroplastic, with the protein MAGIGCCCTTLSSSSNLYTSWLKFETRTHGGGTILGQPTRRRRNFSIRAEVNFVSAEEAKELIAVEGYTVIDVRDKSQYERAHIKSCHHMPLFIENQDNDFGTIIKRTLHNNFSGLFYGLPFTKPNPEFVESVKNRFSPESKLLLVCQEGLRSTAAADKLEQAGFENIACITSGLQSVKPGAFDSVGSTELQNAGKAGLVTIQGKISAVLGTVLICAYLFITFFPDQAEKLLATFPTT; encoded by the exons ATGGCAGGGATTGGCTGTTGCTGTACAACTCTCTCGTCCTCAAG CAATCTCTACACATCTTGGTTGAAATTTGAGACTCGTACTCATGGTGGAGGAACCATCTTAGGGCAACCAACCCGTCGTCGTCGGAATTTCTCAATCAGAGCAGAAGTGAATTTTGTAAGTGCAGAAGAAGCAAAAGAACTTATTGCAGTCGAGGGATATACTGTCATTGATGTCCGGGACAAATCTCAGTACGAACGAGCTCATATCAAATCTTGCCATCATATGCCTCTCTTCATTGAAAACCAAGACAATGATTTTG GAACAATCATAAAGAGGACTCTCCACAACAATTTTTCTGGTCTCTTCTATGGGTTGCCTTTTACCAAACCGAACCCTGAATTTGTAGAGTCAGTAAAAAACCGGTTCTCACCTGAAAGCAAACTGTTACTGGTGTGTCAGGAAGGATTGAG GTCTACTGCTGCTGCCGATAAGTTGGAGCAAGCGGGTTTCGAAAACATAGCGTGTATAACTTCAGGTCTTCAAAGCGTAAAACCAG GAGCATTTGATTCTGTTGGTTCGACGGAGTTGCAAAATGCCGGCAAAGCCGGATTAGTCACTATTCAGGGAAAGATCTCAGCTGTACTTGGAACTGTGCTAATCT GTGCATATTTGTTCATCACCTTCTTCCCCGATCAAGCAGAGAAGCTACTCGCAACTTTCCCGACCACCTAG
- the LOC137745666 gene encoding outer envelope pore protein 16-3, chloroplastic/mitochondrial-like — MDSLDPAERRYLEDEDTPLMKTLKGATNGFVTGTIFGTIVATWYDVPRVERNVALPGLIRTLRMMGNYGVTFAAIGGVYIGVEQLVQNYRMKRDFINGAVGGFVAGSTILGYRGKSISTAISAGAALAVTSSLIDAGGQTTRIDNGKEYYPYTTKKRSTADS; from the exons ATGGACTCCTTGGACCCTGCAGAGCGTAGGTATTTGGAGGATGAGGATACTCCTCTGATGAAGACACTTAAGGGTGCAACAAATGGATTTGTAACTGGAACTATCTTTGGGACCATAGTTGCTACTTGGTATGATGTGCCTCGTGTTGAGAGAAATGTCGCTCTTCCTGGGCTGATAAGGACCCTGAGGATGATGGGAAACTACGGGGTAACATTTGCTGCAATTGGGGGAGTGTACATTGGCGTTGAACAGCTTGTGCAAAATTATCGGATGAAGAGAGACTTTATCAATGGAGCTGTTGGTGGTTTTGTTGCTGGGTCTACTATTCTAGGTTACAGAG GAAAGAGCATTTCAACTGCAATTTCTGCTGGAGCAGCCCTGGCAGTCACTTCGTCGCTCATTGATGCTGGGGGCCAGACCACGAGAATTGATAATGGCAAGGAGTACTATCCTTACACCACCAAGAAAAGATCCACTGCCGATTCATGA